ATCGTCGCAGCGATGGCTTCTATCAAGATTCCAGTTGTGGTCGAATATTGGATGCCGCTACTGATTGCTACTGTCATTATTACAGTCTTCATGTATTTCTGGCTGTTCTGGCTGAGCCCGCGCGTTTTTTCCCATTGTTGGTTTGAGCAGGGCATCATTCGGTTCGGTGCATTTACTGGAGTAGCTGCCGTTGGCTATATGCTGCTTCGTACGTCCGATCCTAAGATGGAGACGGATGCTGGAACCATTTATGCTCTTGGGTGTCCTCTCATGAGCCCTTTCATCGGCGGGGGGCTAGTGACGACAATGTATCCGTACTTTATCAAAAACTTTGGCGCGTTGGTGGCAGGGTTGGTTCTCTGTACGGCCTCAATTGCCCTGATCGTTGTGATGCGTTTGTTCTTCTGGAATAGGACCATCCAAAAACAACAGCGATAAGTCTATTTTATGCGAGAGGAAGCTTTTTATGGAAACGAGTGTTGCAGTTATTGGTGCAGGGAATGGCGGAACGGCAATCGCCGCATACCTTTCCAGCCAAGGCGTAAAAGTAAATCTATGTGACCTTTTTCCACAGTACATTGCCGGCATTCAACAAGCAAATGGCGTTAATCTAACCGTGAACGGGCGAACATCACACTGTCAACTGAATTTAGTGACGACTGATATTCCTCTTGCCATTCAGGATATTCATTTGATCATGGTTGTCACACCTTCTTTTACTCATCGGTTGATTGCAGAAGCTTGTTTCAATGCGTTGGAAGAGGGACAGACTGTTGTCTTGAATCCTGGACGTACTGGCGGAGCTGTTGATTTTCTCAATGTAATCCGTAGCCGGGGCTGCAAGGCTGACGTTACCATTGCGGAGGCACAGACACTGATCTATGCCTGTCGTAAGACGGGGCCCTCGTCTGTGGAAATCAGCGGTATAAAGAAAAAGATCCTTCTGGGAGCTCTTCCGGCAAACCGTACGGAACAGGTATTGGCAATGCTCAGGCCTTTTTATCCACAGTTCGTGGCAGCGAAGAACTGTCTGGAGACAAGTCTTTCTAACATTGGTGCGCTTTTCCATCCAACTCCGCTGTTGCTGAATATCGGTAGGGTTGAGAGTGAAACTGGTGGTTTTCGTTATTACCTTGATGGGATTTCCCCTTCCGTGACTGTTCTTGTCAAAGAGATTGACAATGAACGTATGGCCGTTGCCGCTGCTTATGGTGTGAGCGTCCTCAGTGCAGAAGAATGGCTGGTTGAATCGTATGATACTCATGGAGAGGATTTGTATCATTTGATTCAGAATAATGCCGCCTACAGCACAATCAAGGCACCAAAGACAATTGATGCCCGTTATATTACTGAGGATGTACCAATGAGCCTTGTGCCAATCTCCGAGCTGGGGCGTAAAGCGGGCGTTGCCACGCCCAATATCGACGCTGTTATCCAGCTGACAAGCGCAATCTATAAACGAGATTTCCGAGCGAGCGGTCGCTGTTTAAAGAATCTTAGCCTTGACAGTATGGAGAGAGAACAAATCATTCATTATTTTGAGACTGGCAGCCGTTGATCTGAATTGGTGTTAATAACTATTTCTTAATTGAAACGCTGAATAGCAATAGCGCTCCGAGGGAGATCCACAAAGCGAATTGCACGGACTGCGCAGCCGGCGAGACAGGCCCGAGCGACTGGACTCCCTTGGAGTGCTTCAGGACTGTCGTTAAACTATTCTATTAAGAATCAGTATTAGAATCCATGCTCGCTCTGATTACTGGTATGAGAATAACTGACCTTTCTCCATCGTACATGCCCCTATTATGGCCAGCACGGAGATATCCTCCCTTGTCATTGAACCGGAGCGTTCTAGACGTGTTAACCACTTTATGAATCTCGGCATCGATCCTTTCCACACCGTCAAATGAGCCATGGGCACCCTGGATTAGGTTAAGCACGAGACATGAAGCGCAGCTTACGCCGAGACTCTGTTGGCTGCACAGACTCATCCCAGAGATAAGGAATGCCTGACGAATGGCGATACGAAAGCTTGGCTTGTTGCGGCGACAAGAGGACGGGCGGAGAAAATCGAAAATGTAGCCTACACTCTTGACAAGGCACCAGAACATCAGCTGGAAAAGCAGCAGATCTGGATCGCGACAATTGCTGAGAATAGCAGCCATCTCTGTCGCGCATACCGTATGAAAGAAACGCTTCGACGGCTTCTAAAAATCGAAGACACCAACGAGGTAGAAGCAGATCTGAAAAGGTGGCTTTTGTGGACGGGCTACAGCAAAAATCCGGCTTTCAAAAAACTGTATCAGAAGGTCAAGTGCCACTAAAAGTATATAGTCTTTATTATTTTAGGGGCTAGAACAGCTGCTTTGGCATGACCGGATGTTCATAATATAATTTAGGAGGCGTTAATATGAAATCTGTGGTTATTGTTTTTGCGATTCTTGCTACGCTTCTATTAACCTATGGATTGAGCATGCTGATGACAAGAAAGGGCAGAAAAAAGAGTGTTAGTGTAGATGATTGGGAAGTCGGCGGCCGCGAGCTTCCTCTGTATGTCGTTGTAGGTACACAATTTGCTACAGCAATGGGAGGTGGAATTCTAGTCGGACAAGTTGGCAATGGATTCAGTAACGGATATTCAGTGATGCTTTACGGCATTCTGTGCCAGTTGTCTTTTGTTATTCTTATGTTCGTCGCTAAATGGTTGCGCGAACATAAGTTTGCGACTGTTCCCGAAATTTTACTGCACTATTCAGGTCCTAGCAAAACTGTGAGGATTCTGGCTGGCTTGATGACTATCGTTGTTCCATTTGGCTGGTGCTGTTCAAATTTAACAGCATTTGCAAAATTATATACGACAATTACAGGTATCCCCTTAAATATCTTGATTTGCGCTATGGCTGTCCTGTGTGTATTTTTTGTATTGCCTAGCGGACTTAAAACAGTAGCATGGACGGATTTTGTCTTTGGTTGTCTGATGTTTATCATCGGTACAACGATAGCAATTGCAACAGCGAGAATGGCTGGCGGCATGTCACATGTGATGAGGACAGTTCCTCAGGATATTGTACAGTTCCCGAGCTCATTATTCAGTGTCGGTTTATCTACGAGTATTTTATGGATTTTTTTCACTCACTCCTGGTGGACTGACAAATCAGATGTATTATCAGCGTATCCTTGCTTGTAAAGAAACGAACAAGGTTATTAAAAGTCTAGCTATTTCTGCTTTCTGTGCACTGTTAGCCTATGTTTGGGCTATTGTCGTTGGACTGAGTGTTCGTTCCATGAACCCTGGACTTGAACGGGAAATGGCAACGGGATGGTTGATGAACGAATTACCTCTATGGGCGGTTGCGGTCTTTTCTGGATTGGTTGTATGCACGATTCTTTCCACAATCAGTTCTGGTATCCAATCGGTAGTTGTTAATTTGAATCGTGATATTTACCGTGTGCTGAATCCTCGAGTCTCGGAGAAATCCGCTGTACAGATAAACCGCGTTCTCTCTGTGATCGTGCTGGCGGCAGCGGCTTTGATTGCTATGTATTTTCCCCAGGTACTCAACCTCCTCGTGTTGACCTATTCGTATTCGGCTGCCGGGCTTGTTTGCCCGATCTTCCTCAGCTATATGCTACGCCATAAGGGAATTATCACAAAGAATGGGCTCATCGCCGGCATGATCCTTGGTGTTGGAGTCTGTGCCTATTCTATGCACTTTAAGTCGGTCATTCCTTATGTGATCTGGGGTTGCCTTGCTTCTGGCGTGGCGATGATTGTTTTCAGTAAATTGGACAAGAAGAATCCCGCTTATCTGGAAGAAAAATAAGAGCGGAGGGATGATAATTATGAACGGTCAGTCGCCAGCAAGAATAGCTTGTGTACAGATGGATGTTGTACAGGGAAATGTGGGACAGAATCTTGATACCGCCCAGCGAATGATCGAGCAAGCCTGTCAAAATGGGGCCAATCTGCTTGTTCTGCCTGAAATGTATAATACCGGTTGCGTGTTTGACAGGCGTTCCGACGTGTTTGCGCTTGCGGAAGCGGTGCCGAATGG
This is a stretch of genomic DNA from Pyramidobacter piscolens W5455. It encodes these proteins:
- a CDS encoding sodium:solute symporter family transporter — protein: MKSVVIVFAILATLLLTYGLSMLMTRKGRKKSVSVDDWEVGGRELPLYVVVGTQFATAMGGGILVGQVGNGFSNGYSVMLYGILCQLSFVILMFVAKWLREHKFATVPEILLHYSGPSKTVRILAGLMTIVVPFGWCCSNLTAFAKLYTTITGIPLNILICAMAVLCVFFVLPSGLKTVAWTDFVFGCLMFIIGTTIAIATARMAGGMSHVMRTVPQDIVQFPSSLFSVGLSTSILWIFFTHSWWTDKSDVLSAYPCL
- a CDS encoding NAD/NADP-dependent octopine/nopaline dehydrogenase family protein, whose amino-acid sequence is METSVAVIGAGNGGTAIAAYLSSQGVKVNLCDLFPQYIAGIQQANGVNLTVNGRTSHCQLNLVTTDIPLAIQDIHLIMVVTPSFTHRLIAEACFNALEEGQTVVLNPGRTGGAVDFLNVIRSRGCKADVTIAEAQTLIYACRKTGPSSVEISGIKKKILLGALPANRTEQVLAMLRPFYPQFVAAKNCLETSLSNIGALFHPTPLLLNIGRVESETGGFRYYLDGISPSVTVLVKEIDNERMAVAAAYGVSVLSAEEWLVESYDTHGEDLYHLIQNNAAYSTIKAPKTIDARYITEDVPMSLVPISELGRKAGVATPNIDAVIQLTSAIYKRDFRASGRCLKNLSLDSMEREQIIHYFETGSR
- a CDS encoding sodium:solute symporter family transporter: MYYQRILACKETNKVIKSLAISAFCALLAYVWAIVVGLSVRSMNPGLEREMATGWLMNELPLWAVAVFSGLVVCTILSTISSGIQSVVVNLNRDIYRVLNPRVSEKSAVQINRVLSVIVLAAAALIAMYFPQVLNLLVLTYSYSAAGLVCPIFLSYMLRHKGIITKNGLIAGMILGVGVCAYSMHFKSVIPYVIWGCLASGVAMIVFSKLDKKNPAYLEEK
- a CDS encoding transposase, whose amino-acid sequence is MAAQTHPRDKECLTNGDTKAWLVAATRGRAEKIENVAYTLDKAPEHQLEKQQIWIATIAENSSHLCRAYRMKETLRRLLKIEDTNEVEADLKRWLLWTGYSKNPAFKKLYQKVKCH